The DNA segment CGGGCAGTCTAGCAAGACTCACGTACCCGTACCCATTCAAGGTGGAATTTAATGATTTAACaataatacaatggacaatgtaggacaataatttcagcagtaaataaTCAGCAATATAatgttacacaataattatatgatcatgcgctGCTTTCTCTTTTAAACTGGCCGTCTGTCACAACACTGAAAATATCACCTGGTTTCTAAATGCACtaaaatggcatgatttggcatccatattcagcactggaattaagatacataatgctattttactttattccttaatctcatcatcatctaatgTATGTgtcgggtcgagtttgaccctcgagtactcgagtccaatattttgaacttgtggaGGGCCTAAGTACTATAGTTTGATTTGCACTTGACGTTTGACAAAGCAGTTAATACCAAAAGTTCTgccattggtaataaatgtgacagagtttgttgtgataaaatgttggtTCATCTGACCAGTAAatttgtacatgtgttaacaatttcaacacATACGCCtgactgctcctaggtgatgaccacgtcaccaatgccatacgtccaataaaaaaccagcactctggaaatcgattacactgtgacgtatagttaacctggcaatcatgtgtctgtgatgcgtaagtcagctacaagtgcaacggctgtaaataacttttagtggaaaaagatgttaaaatttgcttaacaCCTGTTTtcttgaggatatgtaagaaatagaataatacattcgtgtccgttaagataccattttatttcacaactcgttgtttaaaaacatatcaaactcgctttcgctcattagataacgttttaaaacaactcgttgtgtgATAAATCGTAtcttaacggccactcatgtattagtCTCTATGTCACCAGTGTGATTAAAActtacattattaattaaagttatcttgttaatttgtagtgttcaATTTTATTACAAGGAAAATATGACAATGCAGTTTACTCATGATAAAattgtcaaatttaaaaaaaagttactttttcaaTTGTGGGACGTTTTAACCCTGGGCTTCAGATAGAAATGTTCACCACCTCAGGTATACCTTTTCTAACGCACATGGCTGCTTGTGTTGAATTCTCTAAGTTTTCTCCGACTTTTTAATTTCTGATAAAAGACCTTTAGATTTTCTATTTCTGTAAATACCTGATGCATTCATGCACAAAACTCTATTAGTCGTATTATTCTGTAAAGTGTAGGACACactaaactattattttaaatatggtaCATTAAGTGGAAACAACTATTTGTTCTTACATTTAATCACATTTGTGCACCTATATACATTGCTTAATTATATGCGACTTACTTGAAAAGATAACCCAGTGATGGAAATTTTAATAATCTTATCAGTAGCTATATACCTTTACATTTCAactttcatgcttatatccaattaaggttcaagctagctgtcctgggcacacacctcagctatctgggccgcctgtccaggacagtgggttagttgttatctggttagtggttagtgagaaagaagagggtatagtagccttatacctacccactgaacccttaagaactcgctctgggttggagccggtaccgggctgcgaaccctgtacctaccagcctctagtccgatggcttaaccactgcgccaccgaggccggtacctgtaTACTATGCACAGTTATCTCACCTGAATACCTAATACAGATTGCTTCTGGTCAGCATGTCTCTTTTGTGCCTTTGTGTCTTTCTTTGACTTTTTATAATCCTGTTTACCTGAAATAATACAAATAGTATTAGACTAAgtactgtatataattattttataatccTGTTTATCTGAAGTAACACAAATAGTATTAGACCACATGTAAGTAccgtatataattattttataatccTGTTTACCTGAAGTAACACAAATAGTATTAGACTAAGTAccgtatataattattttataatccTGTTTACCTGAAGTAACACAAATAGTATTAGACTAAGTAccgtatataattatttttataatcctGTTTACCTGAAGTAACACAAATAGTATTAGACTAAATAccgtatataattatttttataatcctGTTTAcctgaaataacacaaaaaggATATAATTACATGTGGCACATATAATTGGAGGCATAAATGCCATCCACAAGTTTTAactgttataaaatttaaaaaattaaaactattaaaacatttttgttgttgtggtatcattttttatattaactatCTTAATCACTCtttaaaaatctaaaacataattaaactaTTGAAATAAAGAGACAAAATTTAAATGTGGTGTCAATTTATGTGTATCCAAATTCAAGGTCAATAAATTTCAATGTctcttaaaaatgttttatttaaagtaatgatttttatgttattacatCTATATGAAGTAatgcaaatttcaaaaacaatggATTATTTATCACCTGTTTCTGGTACTATTCACTGGGtgtggttggaatgggaaaagtACTATGTGTTTCTGGTACTATTCAGTGGGCGTCATTGAAATGGAAAAAGTATTACATGTGTGTATCCAGTACTGTTCGGTAGTTGTGGCTGGAATGGGACAAGTGTTACCTTTGTGTTTCCAGTACTGTTTAGTGGGTATGGTTGGAATGGAAATAGTATCACCCATATAGATGTCTTTCCGGTATTGTTCAGTGGGtgtggttggaacgggaaaactaTCACCCATAGATGTCTTTGTGGTATTGTTCAGTTGGTGTGGTTTGAATGGTAAAAGTATCACATATGTGTTTCCAGTACTGTTTAGTGGGtgtggttggaatgggaaaaatatCACACATATTTCTATTTGCTGTACTAGTGGGtgtggttggaatgggaaaagtATCACATGTGTTTCCAGCACTGTTTAGTTGGTAtagttggaacaggaaaaataTCACCCATAGATGTCTTTCAGGTATTGTTCAATGGGTGTGGTCGGAATGGTAAAAGTATCATCTGTGTGTTTCCAGTACTGTTCAGAGGGTGGTTGGAATGGTAAAAGTATCACCTATGTGTTTCCAGTACTGTTCAGAGGGTGGTTGGAATGGTAAAAGTATCACCTATGTGTTTCCAGTACTGTTCAGAGGGTGGTTGGAATGGTAAAAGTATCACCTATGTGTTTCCGGTACTGTTCAGTGGGTGAGGTTGGAATGGTAAAAGTATCACCTATGTGTTTCCGGTACTGTTCAGTGGGTGAGGTTGGAATGGTAAAAGTATCACCTATGTGTTTCCGGTACTGTTCAGTGGGCGAGGTTGGAATGGTAAAAGTATCACCTATGTGTTTCCGGTACTGTTCAGTGGGTGAGGTTGGAATGGTAAAAGTATCACCTATGTGTTTCCGGTACTGTTCGACTGGTGGGACGTGGGTCCCGGTGTTTACGTTGCTGGTAGCATCTTTCTTCCCCATATTCGTTGTTAGTTTGGCTGTAATTCCCCTGCAAGGACGGACGAGATATTTTGTGTTCAGTGGTCAGTTACATCCTTGATCTGTTACAatctacaataataaaataaaggaaatgaatgtttaacacttTCTCAGCACTGTGGGCATCTGTGGTCGGGGGGGgtaatgg comes from the Gigantopelta aegis isolate Gae_Host chromosome 14, Gae_host_genome, whole genome shotgun sequence genome and includes:
- the LOC121388845 gene encoding triple QxxK/R motif-containing protein-like, whose translation is MGKKDATSNVNTGTHVPPVEQYRKHIGKQDYKKSKKDTKAQKRHADQKQSVLGIQEVILIVGAMFGLVAGVYLLMYWYLGTWESAAVDETPN